A DNA window from Xiphias gladius isolate SHS-SW01 ecotype Sanya breed wild chromosome 3, ASM1685928v1, whole genome shotgun sequence contains the following coding sequences:
- the trpm4a gene encoding LOW QUALITY PROTEIN: transient receptor potential cation channel subfamily M member 4a (The sequence of the model RefSeq protein was modified relative to this genomic sequence to represent the inferred CDS: inserted 4 bases in 3 codons; deleted 4 bases in 2 codons; substituted 2 bases at 2 genomic stop codons) — translation MQRKMKDLEKEKDGGNRKAGRTKENDQSWIPKIIKKRVCTTFVENSFSNGAXCQCGSVQEVHDSLATGDYFGAAIVTQWDSRQHSSECPTDAFGELEFAGAGRKYSNFLRLSCDTSPQIIYTLMTAHWGPPSPNLVVSMVGGGXEKIKTWVRDVLRNGLVRAAQSTGTWILKGGLREGVSRCVGEAVRDHGAAAPALSEKKVIAVGLAPWGLVHNRQQLVHAQGSFPARYYVQNTSRESCCLDNNCQAFLLVDDGSVGCRGGEAVFRANLEEYISHQRTGIWGSGSIEIPVLCMLISGDANMLERLDASLRKAMPXLVLAVSGPAADLISELLGNLASVSLSPTSPPAAEGEAAHGLSAEHRDRVRDKVRKHFPAEAELEKLVDNALSIYQNRELITVFRGEQEGSDDFDTVFLKSLVRASKRVSSEGSEYTEELKLAVAWNRVDIAKAELFNGDIQWKYKDLEDSMTDALINDKPQFVRLFCENGLNILDYLSYRRMESLYRSLSDSSLXLYAALSERQSLAGSLPSVDRPLTVPLKSTQSAVTGPASAMELSLYEVSRLLLDLLGDVCQPFYYGPLGLDHSTSTRRTLKQVNKILLRECMYRDQRCLSPWVALFIWAILQNRREMAVYFWEIAGESVLSALGGYKMLRELSKLENETENKLAMKELKPKKFEDLEHDVFGECYQNSESRAFTLLIRKSPVCVCVCGGGATCLQMATAADARLFFSHDGVQSLLSQIWWGDMERNTEVWKLVLTFFLPPLLYTDLNSFREQEEEVKSVEVYQARDIDSLDGNDATSEEEAEEFRALKGNLKYSLPSNPKRPFFVSQWRQFWFAPVTSFLGNVLMYFLFLCLFAYVLLVDFKLPPPDGPATLEFVLYFWVFGLVCEEIRQTFFAGSTFVLQRMRNYIQDVWNKGDLTAITLFILALCCRMFPWSYEFSRAVMAIDFMVFTLRLIHIFAIHNPXKIIVVGKMMKDVFFFLFFLAVWLMAYGVANQVLLYSYDPRPNWIFCRVFYRPYLRIFGQIPINEMDADKLGEVNCTNNATRIEAGEEPCMSTYGNWLVVILLFIYLLFTNIVLVNLLIAMFSYTFSKVQEHSDIYWKFQRYNLSVEHHSRPCLAPPFIIILHLHLFIKRHIRRLSSVKSKHFVLELRGIKASRLNTWEAIQKENHLSTQTKRQRETDTERLKCTSVKVDSVLKQMAEIRDHDRRLRLLETELEYCCSALTWMMDALSQSNLIKADRPLRSSEI, via the exons tAATGGAGCGTAGTGTCAGTGTGGTAGTGTGCAGGAGGTGCATGACTCTTTGGCAACAGGGGACTACTTTGGAGCAGCTATTGTCACCCAGTGGGACAGCAGACAGCACTCTTCAGAGTGTCCTACCGATGCCTTTGGAGAGCTAGAGTTCGCTGGGGCTGGACGCAAATACAGTAAT TTTCTGCGGCTATCATGTGACACATCGCCTCAGATCATCTACACCCTGATGACAGCTCACTGGGGCCCGCCATCACCCAACTTGGTGGTGTcgatggtgggggggg gtgagaagATCAAAACATGGGTGAGAGATGTCCTCAGAAACGGGCTGGTAAGGGCTGCACAGAGCACAG GGACCTGGATCTTGAAAGGGGGTCTGAGGGAGGGTGTGTCCCGCTGTGTGGGCGAGGCGGTGAGGGACCACGGGGCCGCAGCTCCAGCTCTCTCCGAGAAGAAAGTGATTGCTGTGGGACTTGCACCCTGGGGCCTGGTGCACAACAGGCAGCAGCTTGTCCATGCCCAG GGGAGTTTTCCTGCTCGATACTATGTTCAGAACACATCACGTGAATCCTGCTGCCTGGACAACAACTGCCAGGCTTTCCTCCTGGTGGATGATGGGAGTGTTGGCTGCCGGGGGGGAGAGGCAGTTTTTCGTGCAAATCTGGAGGAATACATTTCCCATCAGCGCACAGGCATTTGGG GTAGTGGCAGTATTGAAATCCCAGTGCTTTGCATGCTCATCTCAGGAGACGCCAACATGCTGGAG AGATTAGATGCTTCTCTGAGGAAAGCTATGCCCTAGCTTGTTCTTGCTGTTTCTGGTCCAGCTGCAGACCTTATCAGTGAGCTGCTGGGCAATCTCGCCTCTGTTTCCCTCAGTCCCAcctctcctccagcagcagagggGGAGGCTGCTCACGGTCTCAGCGCAGAGCACCGTGACAGGGTCCGTGACAAGGTCCGGAAACACTTCCCAGCTGAAGCTGAGCTGGAGAAACTGGTGGACAAT GCTCTAAGTATCTATCAGAACAGAGAGCTCATCACTGTTTTCCGCGGGGAACAGGAGGGTTCCGATGATTTTGATACAGTTTTCCTCAAATCCCTTGTTAGag ctAGTAAACGTGTCTCCAGTGAAGGCAGTGAGTACACAGAAGAGCTGAAACTGGCTGTGGCCTGGAATCGAGTGGACATCGCCAAAGCTGAGCTCTTCAACGGAGACATACAGTGGAAG TACAAGGACCTGGAAGACTCCATGACAGATGCACTGATCAATGACAAACCCCAGTTTGTGCGTCTCTTTTGCGAGAATGGTCTGAATATCCTGGACTACCTGTCATACCGGCGCATGGAAAGCTTGTACCGCTCGCTGTCAGACAGCTCAC GCCTATATGCTGCTCTGAGTGAGAGGCAGAGCCTGGCTGGATCCCTGCCCAGTGTGGACAGACCTTTGACAGTACCTCTGAAGAGTACCCAGAGTGCAGTAACTGGACCAGCTTCAGCAATGGAGCTCAGCCTGTATGAG GTATCCCGCCTGCTGTTGGACCTGTTGGGTGATGTCTGTCAGCCCTTCTACTATGGACCTCTGGGCCTGGACCACAGCACCAGCACCAGGAGGACGCTCAAG CAAGTCAATAAGATACTGTTGAGGGAGTGTATGTACCGGGACCAGCGTTGCCTCTCACCCTGGGTAGCCCTCTTCATCTGGGCCATCCTGCAGAACCGCAGGGAAATGGCCGTTTACTTTTGGGAGATA GCAGGGGAGTCCGTGCTGAGTGCTCTGGGTGGGTATAAGATGCTGAGGGAGCTTTCTAAGCTCGAAAATGAGACTGAGAACAAGCTGGCCATGAAGGAACTGAAG CCCAAGAAGTTTGAGGACCTGGAACATG ACGTATTTGGTGAGTGTTACCAGAACAGCGAGAGTCGTGCCTTCACTCTCCTTATAAGGAAgtccccagtgtgtgtgtgtgtgtgt ggggggggggctacgTGCCTACAGATGGCCACTGCAGCTGACGCTCGACTGTTCTTCAGCCACGATGGTGTTCAG TCTCTGCTGTCTCAGATCTGGTGGGGTGATATGGAGAGGAACACTGAGGTCTGGAAACTGGTTCTCACCTTCTTCCTGCCCCCCCTCCTCTACACAGACCTCAACAGCTTCAG GGAACAAGAGGAGGAGGTTAAGTCTGTGGAGGTCTACCAAGCCAGAGACATTGACAGTCTGGATGGGAATGACGCTACT AGTGAGGAAGAGGCTGAAGAGTTCAGGGCTCTAAAAGGAAACCTGAAAT ACTCTTTGCCATCCAACCCCAAGAGACCATTTTTTGTGTCACAGTGGAGACAGTTCTGGTTTGCCCCTGTCACCTCGTTCCTTGGCAATGTGCTGATgtacttcctcttcctctgcctgttTGCCTATGTTCTGTTGGTGGACTTCAAGCTGCCACCCCCTGATGGTCCTGCGACTCTGGAGTTTGTGCTTTACTTTTGGGTTTTCGGCTTAGTATGTGAAGAGATTCGCCAG ACCTTCTTTGCTGGCAGTACCTTTGTGCTCCAGAGGATGAGGAACTACATCCAGGATGTGTGGAACAAGGGTGATCTCACAGCCATCACTCTCTTCATTTTGGCTTTGTGCTG cagaatgtttCCCTGGTCATATGAGTTTAGCCGAGCTGTGATGGCCATAGATTTTATGGTCTTCACACTACGTCTGATCCATATCTTTGCCATCCACAATCC CAAGATCATCGTTGTTGGTAAAATG ATGAAggatgttttcttcttccttttttttttggctgtgtgGCTCATGGCCTATGGAGTGGCCAATCAGGTACTCCTCTACTCATATGATCCCCGCCCTAATTGGATATTCTGCCGAGTGTTCTACAGACCATACCTGCGCATTTTTGGACAAATACCGATAAATGAAATGGACG CTGACAAACTGGGGGAAGTAAACTGTACAAACAACGCCACACGAATAGAGGCAGGAGAGGAGCCCTGCATGAGCACCTACGGCAACTGGCTGGTTGTTATCCTCCTTTTCATCTATCTGTTGTTTACCAACATAGTACTGGTCAACCTTCTTATTGCTATGTTCAG CTATACCTTCTCCAAAGTTCAGGAGCACAGTGATATCTACTGGAAGTTTCAGCGTTACAACCTGAGTGTAGAGCACCACTCGAGACCCTGTCTGGCACCtcccttcatcatcatcttacACCTCCACCTTTTCATCAAGAGACACATCCGCCGCCTCTCCTCAGTCAAGAGCAAACACTTTG TTCTAGAGCTGCGGGGCATAAAGGCCAGCCGCCTCAACACATGGGAGGCTATCCAGAAGGAAAACCACCTCTCAACTCAGACTAAGCGACAGAGGGAGACTGACACAGAACGACTTAAATGTACTTCTGTCAA GGTGGACAGTGTGCTGAAGCAGATGGCAGAGATCCGTGACCACGACCGAAGATTGCGGCTGCTGGAGACAGAG CTTGAGTACTGCTGCAGCGCCCTCACATGGATGATGGACGCTCTATCTCAGAGTAATCTGATAAAGGCTGACCGCCCCCTCCGCTCCTCAGAG ATCTGA